One Falco naumanni isolate bFalNau1 chromosome 15, bFalNau1.pat, whole genome shotgun sequence DNA segment encodes these proteins:
- the LOC121098041 gene encoding spermatogenesis-associated protein 2-like protein isoform X3 produces MAVQWLWQYPGHGSVPAVAMQWMRRCPSQGGAVAVVASWPWQHPSRGTVVAVSVSLRRCWRCAVQVPDRGGGVLPDVPAERPVLRGVPAVRRQRGTLSPPPTARGRCRRGVNPAREATPLRCDVSGGWRGAGSGRGAGTGRRGAGGSRRCTRRMCAGSALRQECGQLYRQQYRQQYRRCLERALRQGQAGACSDASLGERLRQRLRREPALLAALQEDAPAMLAGALRGRGDPGPALRGLARAFALLELAAANLYLFPWRREFGAVQTFSGAYVHLLRPALPEADLVRSFARLGYRRDGHRLVISRLPPAPELLAAACGFFACRLECEILAEVVLRLQPRRLRAEELLEARRLAGDLEACVEMLQQLGTQSQAAANCGDGVDLYREMPASSEDSEGEDAAPPVLWRDPGNPRGAGDVPGRGWDRCGDGELGQEPVSSASNPEPDTSSHLYLDQELSRAGSPLSALATGSQEPQTPGEPQDLPPAAPQEAPELPCYQLHSCLRQGVLPSYCCTTCRQLHTGACAAGQACRTRHHGQELRSKRQQRLWLQRTEVDMLLAEGSRPWS; encoded by the exons ATGGCAGTGCAGTGGCTGTGGCAGTATCCTGGCCATGGCAGTGTCCCAGCCGTGGCAATGCAGTGGATGAGGCGGTGTCCCAGCCAGGGTGGTGCGGTGGCCGTGGTGGCATCCTGGCCATGGCAGCATCCCAGCCGTGGCACTGTGGTGGCCGTGTCGGTGTCCCTGCGACGGTGTTGGCGGTGTGCGGTGCAGGTACCTGATCGGGGAGGAGGGGTACTGCCTGACGTCCCTGCAGAGCGCCCTGTCCTACGTGGAGTCCCTGCAGTGAGGCGGCAGCGGGGGACCCTCTCCCCGCCACCCACGGCCAG GGGGCGATGTCGACGCGGGGTCAACCCCGCCCGGGAGGCCACGCCCCTTCGATGTGACGTCAGCGGCGGGTGGCGCGGCGCGGGAAGCGGAAGGGGCGCCGGGACGGGacggaggggagcggggggctcACGCCGCTGCACCCGCAGGATGTGCGCGGGCTCGGCGCTGCGGCAGGAGTGCGGGCAGCTGTACCGGCAGCAGTACCGGCAGCAGTACCGGCGCTGCCTTGAGCGGGCGCTGCGGCAGGGCCAGGCCGGGGCCTGCTCCGACGCGTCCCTCGGCGAGCGGCTGCGGCAGCGGCTGCGGCGGGAGCCGGCGCTGCTGGCGGCCCTGCAGGAGGACGCCCCCGCCATGCTGGCCGGCGCGCTGCGGGGCCGCGGGGACCCGGGGCCGGCGCTGCGGGGGCTGGCCCGCGCCTTCGCCCTGCTGGAGCTGGCGGCCGCCAACCTCTACCTCTTCCCCTGGCGCAGGGAGTTCGGCGCCGTCCAG ACCTTCTCCGGCGCCTACGTGCACCTGCTGCGCCCGGCGCTCCCTGAAGCCGACTTGGTGCGGAGCTTTGCCCGGCTGGGCTACCGACGCGACGGCCACCGCCTGGTCATCTCCCGGCTGCCCCCCGCGCCCGAGCTGCTCGCGGCCGCCTGCGGCTTCTTCGCCTGCCGGTTGGAGTGCGAGATCCTGGCGGAGGTGGTGCTGCGGCTGCAGCCGCGCCGGCTGCGCGCCgaggagctgctggaagcaCGGCGGCTGGCCGGGGACCTGGAGGCCTGCgtggagatgctgcagcagctggggacccAGTCCCAGGCGGCTGCCAACTGCGGTGACGGTGTGGATCTCTACCGGGAGATGCCGGCCAGCTCCGAGGACTCGGAGGGAGAGGATGCAGCCCCCCCAGTGCTGTGGAGGGACCCTGGCAACCCACGAGGTGCTGGGGACGTACCTGGGAGGGGCTGGGACCGCTGCGGAGATGGTGAGCTTGGGCAGGAGCCAGTGTCCTCCGCAAGCAACCCTGAGCCGGACACCTCCTCTCACCTCTACCTGGACCAGGagctcagcagggctggcagcccacTCTCTGCCCTAGCCACGGGGAGCCAAGAACCCCAGACACCAGGGGAGCCCCAGGATTTGCCGCCTGCCGCCCCCCAGGAAGCCCCTGAGCTGCCCTGCTACCAGCTGCACTCCTGCCTGCGCCAGGGCGTGCTGCCCTCCTACTGCTGCACGACCTGCCGGCAGCTGCACACTGGTGCCTGCGCGGCTGGGCAGGCTTGCCGCACCCGCCACCACGGGCAGGAGCTGCGCAGCAAGAGGCAGCAGCGGCTCTGGCTGCAGCGGACAGAGGTGGAcatgctgctggcagaaggCTCCAGGCCCTGGTCCTAG
- the LOC121098041 gene encoding spermatogenesis-associated protein 2-like protein isoform X4, protein MAVQWLWQYPGHGSVPAVAMQWMRRCPSQGGAVAVVASWPWQHPSRGTVVAVSVSLRRCWRCAVQVPDRGGGVLPDVPAERPVLRGVPAVRRQRGTLSPPPTARMCAGSALRQECGQLYRQQYRQQYRRCLERALRQGQAGACSDASLGERLRQRLRREPALLAALQEDAPAMLAGALRGRGDPGPALRGLARAFALLELAAANLYLFPWRREFGAVQTFSGAYVHLLRPALPEADLVRSFARLGYRRDGHRLVISRLPPAPELLAAACGFFACRLECEILAEVVLRLQPRRLRAEELLEARRLAGDLEACVEMLQQLGTQSQAAANCGDGVDLYREMPASSEDSEGEDAAPPVLWRDPGNPRGAGDVPGRGWDRCGDGELGQEPVSSASNPEPDTSSHLYLDQELSRAGSPLSALATGSQEPQTPGEPQDLPPAAPQEAPELPCYQLHSCLRQGVLPSYCCTTCRQLHTGACAAGQACRTRHHGQELRSKRQQRLWLQRTEVDMLLAEGSRPWS, encoded by the exons ATGGCAGTGCAGTGGCTGTGGCAGTATCCTGGCCATGGCAGTGTCCCAGCCGTGGCAATGCAGTGGATGAGGCGGTGTCCCAGCCAGGGTGGTGCGGTGGCCGTGGTGGCATCCTGGCCATGGCAGCATCCCAGCCGTGGCACTGTGGTGGCCGTGTCGGTGTCCCTGCGACGGTGTTGGCGGTGTGCGGTGCAGGTACCTGATCGGGGAGGAGGGGTACTGCCTGACGTCCCTGCAGAGCGCCCTGTCCTACGTGGAGTCCCTGCAGTGAGGCGGCAGCGGGGGACCCTCTCCCCGCCACCCACGGCCAG GATGTGCGCGGGCTCGGCGCTGCGGCAGGAGTGCGGGCAGCTGTACCGGCAGCAGTACCGGCAGCAGTACCGGCGCTGCCTTGAGCGGGCGCTGCGGCAGGGCCAGGCCGGGGCCTGCTCCGACGCGTCCCTCGGCGAGCGGCTGCGGCAGCGGCTGCGGCGGGAGCCGGCGCTGCTGGCGGCCCTGCAGGAGGACGCCCCCGCCATGCTGGCCGGCGCGCTGCGGGGCCGCGGGGACCCGGGGCCGGCGCTGCGGGGGCTGGCCCGCGCCTTCGCCCTGCTGGAGCTGGCGGCCGCCAACCTCTACCTCTTCCCCTGGCGCAGGGAGTTCGGCGCCGTCCAG ACCTTCTCCGGCGCCTACGTGCACCTGCTGCGCCCGGCGCTCCCTGAAGCCGACTTGGTGCGGAGCTTTGCCCGGCTGGGCTACCGACGCGACGGCCACCGCCTGGTCATCTCCCGGCTGCCCCCCGCGCCCGAGCTGCTCGCGGCCGCCTGCGGCTTCTTCGCCTGCCGGTTGGAGTGCGAGATCCTGGCGGAGGTGGTGCTGCGGCTGCAGCCGCGCCGGCTGCGCGCCgaggagctgctggaagcaCGGCGGCTGGCCGGGGACCTGGAGGCCTGCgtggagatgctgcagcagctggggacccAGTCCCAGGCGGCTGCCAACTGCGGTGACGGTGTGGATCTCTACCGGGAGATGCCGGCCAGCTCCGAGGACTCGGAGGGAGAGGATGCAGCCCCCCCAGTGCTGTGGAGGGACCCTGGCAACCCACGAGGTGCTGGGGACGTACCTGGGAGGGGCTGGGACCGCTGCGGAGATGGTGAGCTTGGGCAGGAGCCAGTGTCCTCCGCAAGCAACCCTGAGCCGGACACCTCCTCTCACCTCTACCTGGACCAGGagctcagcagggctggcagcccacTCTCTGCCCTAGCCACGGGGAGCCAAGAACCCCAGACACCAGGGGAGCCCCAGGATTTGCCGCCTGCCGCCCCCCAGGAAGCCCCTGAGCTGCCCTGCTACCAGCTGCACTCCTGCCTGCGCCAGGGCGTGCTGCCCTCCTACTGCTGCACGACCTGCCGGCAGCTGCACACTGGTGCCTGCGCGGCTGGGCAGGCTTGCCGCACCCGCCACCACGGGCAGGAGCTGCGCAGCAAGAGGCAGCAGCGGCTCTGGCTGCAGCGGACAGAGGTGGAcatgctgctggcagaaggCTCCAGGCCCTGGTCCTAG
- the ZNF276 gene encoding zinc finger protein 276 isoform X2 — MGENSEKQRRVDQVFFTDFQRLVGVAVRQDPALPQFVCKKCHAQFYKCRSVLRTFIQRVNASPTGHVKSKGKSGAAQAQPGGDGGASCLVDLITSSPQCLHSLVTWTHTHAGSCTSVPSLQSVLSSEYCGIIRAVWGCGDGHDYVMDTDSDCSTVLVDNALSVKREWNKSTAQHLTDNGAGADNAEAVSAPKPQHAPVRTTPCQQPANKGTTSVPLNVENELPQDRDSSHLQLDSVASIQEKALLQPVSPLSSVTGQLSGKQVLSATSDERVKDEFSDLSEGDFLSDDENEKRNVQSSDDSFEPYPEKKVSGKKSDSKEAKKAEEPKIRKKPGPKPGWKKKIKCEREELPTIYKCPYQGCTAVYRGADGMKKHIKEHHEEVRERPCPHPGCNKVFMIDRYLQRHVKLIHTEVRNYICDECGQTFKQRKHLSVHQMRHSGAKPLQCEICGFQCRQRASLKYHMTKHKAETELEFACDQCGKRFEKAHNLNVHMSMVHPLTQTQDKAKPLEPEPILLLNTSGTSESQVVKPEVTAQQEPT; from the exons ATGGGGGAGAACTCGGAGAAGCAGCGACGTGTGGATCAGGTCTTCTTCACCGACTTCCAGCGGCTGGTCGGCGTGGCGGTGCGGCAGGACCCCGCGCTCCCCCAGTTCGTCTGCAAGAAATGCCATGCCCAGTTCTACAAATGCCGCAGCGTCCTCAGGACATTTATCCAGAGGGTGAATGCGTCTCCCACAGGCCATGTGAAGTCAAAAGGAAA GAGCGGCGCGGCCCAGGCCCAGCCGGGTGGAGACGGAGGTGCCTCCTGCCTGG TGGACCTGATCACCTCCAGCCCCCAGTGCCTGCACAGCCTGGTGACGTGGACGCACACGCACGCCGGGAGCTGTACGTCGgtgcccagcctgcagagcGTGCTCTCCTCCGAGTACTGCGGCATCATCCGTGCTGTCTGGGGCTGCGGGGATGGGCACGACTATGTCATGGATACAGATTCGGACTGTAGCACGGTGCTTGTCGACAATGCCTTGTCTGTCAAACGGGAATGGAACAAGAGCACGGCGCAGCACTTGACTGACAACGGGGCAGGCGCAGACAATGCTGAGGCTGTTTCTGCTCCCAAACCCCAGCATGCTCCAGTAAGGACAACTCCTTGCCAGCAGCCCGCAAACAAAGGGACCACATCGGTGCCACTGAACGTGGAGAATGAGCTGCCGCAGGACAGGGATTCATCTCACTTGCAACTGGACAGCGTGGCCTCCATACAGGAGAAAGCCCTGTTGCAGCCCGTGTCACCACTGAGCAGTGTCACAG GACAGTTGAGTGGGAAGCAGGTTCTGTCTGCAACGTCGGATGAGCGGGTAAAAGACGAGTTCAGTGACCTTTCTGAGGG GGACTTCTTGAGTGATGAtgaaaatgagaagagaaaTGTGCAATCTTCAGATGACTCCTTCGAGCCTTACCCCGAAAAGAA GGTTTCTGGCAAGAAAAGCGACAGcaaagaagcaaagaaggcagAAGAGCCCAAAATAAGGAAGAAGCCAGGGCCTAAgccaggctggaaaaaaaaaatcaaatgtgaaaG GGAGGAGCTGCCTACCATTTACAAGTGTCCTTACCAGGGATGCACGGCTGTCTACAGAGGGGCAGATGGCATGAAG AAACACATCAAAGAGCATCACGAAGAGGTTCGGGAGAGGCCCTGTCCTCATCCTGGCTGCAACAAGGTGTTCATGATTGACCGGTACCTGCAGCGTCATGTGAAACTCATTCACACAG AGGTACGTAATTATATCTGTGATGAATGTGGGCAGACATTTAAGCAACGCAAACACCTCTCGGTCCATCAGATGCGGCACTCGGGAGCAAAGCCTTTGCA GTGTGAAATCTGTGGTTTCCAGTGCCGACAGCGAGCGTCGCTCAAGTACCACATGACCAAACACAAAGCTGAGACGGAGCTAGAATTTGCCTGTGACCAGTGTGGGAAGCGCTTTGAGAAGGCCCATAACCTTAATGTCCACATGTCCATGGTGCACCCTCTGACCCAGACTCAGGACAAAGCCAAGCCACTGGAGCCAGAGCCCATTCTCCTCCTAAATACTTCAGGGACTTCGGAAAGTCAGGTGGTAAAGCCAGAAGTGACTGCGCAGCAGGAGCCCACCTGA
- the LOC121098041 gene encoding VPS9 domain-containing protein 1-like isoform X1, translated as MAAAGGEGPAGPPWAGRALQSAMRAASGALEMDSAGRPREAYVEYLKSIAFIAQALQEEAAGTDGSEVVTPDTPKMLKLAEQCLERVKSIAAALGKAQAKPAVQERGGGPAPLPRHRRVFSDEGGKLSPFLPPEIFQKLQIAEAQSTRKELTPLEEASLQNQKLKAAYEARVARLNPSQALQKTSLTLSLQRQMMENLVIAKAREETLQRKMEERRLRLQEAANRRFSSSVALTPEEQEQRALYAAILEYEQDHDWPRQWKARLKRSPADLSLVSGLFSCLLSFPEHPIAQLLRQLQCAVYARLYSAISQGTADTAPASPTSLSFLSLDAGGSLLTEPGGHRLRASRSLHCMFSVPEHGTAGLRHSLSSMPLTDGSPGTPKAEGGWPGPAAAPQTPRESSFEDLERFLASPEGWAPGEPPAGPGKEMALPEQLKGIVRDIHNAIDRLLSLTLLAFEGLSTAAGKDQCLACLEEAFFPPLWAPLLALYRIVHRPREAALARSMEQHRHASPADMGLSSRLFPPAPGCPAYGSAIEDLRLIPLETCPRRKLECIVRALRGICECAEEYCGARDSRTPTSAAISGADDLLPILSYVVLQTGLPQLLPECAALEEFIHEGYLIGEEGYCLTSLQSALSYVESLQ; from the exons atggccgcggcgggcggcgaggGGCCCGCGGGGCCTCCCTGGGCGGGCCGAGCCCTGCAGAGCGCCATGAGGGCGGCCAGCGGCGCCCTGGAGATGGACAgcgccgggcggccgcgg GAGGCCTACGTGGAGTACCTGAAGAGCATCGCCTTCATCGCTCAGGCCCTGCAGGAAGAGGCGGCGGGGACAG ACGGGAGTGAGGTGGTCACCCCCGACACCCCCAAGATGCTGAAGCTGGCCGAGCAGTGCCTGGAGAGAGTCAAGTCCATCGCAGCCGCGTTGG GGAAAGCCCAGGCAAAACCGGCTGTGCAGGAGCGGGGTGGGGGCCCCGCGCCCCTCCCCCGGCACCGCAGGGTCTTCTCGGACGAGGGGGGGAAGCTCTCTCCCTTCCTGCCGCCGGAGATCTTCCAGAAGCTGCAGATTGCTGAGGCGCAGAGCACACGGAA GGAGCTGACGCCGCTGGAGGAGGCATCTCTGCAGAACCAGAAGCTGAAGGCCGCCTACGAGGCACGGGTGGCGCGGCTGAACCCCAGCCAGGCCCTGCAGAAGACCTCCCTG ACACTGTCCCTGCAGCGGCAGATGATGGAGAACTTGGTGATCGCCAAGGCTCGGGAGGAGACT CTGCAGCGGAAAATGGAGGAGCGGCGGCTGCGGCTGCAGGAGGCTGCCAACAG GAGGTTCTCCAGCAGCGTGGCCCTCACGCCcgaggagcaggagcagagagctCTCTACGCTGCCATCCTCGAGTACGAGCAGGACCAT GACTGGCCGAGGCAGTGGAAGGCCAGGCTGAAGCGGAGCCCGGCGGACCTCTCCCTGGTGTCGGGGCTCTTCTCCTGCCTCCTCAG cTTCCCCGAGCACCCCATCGCCCAGCTCCTGCGGCAGCTGCAGTGTGCGGTGTACGCCCGCCTGTACTCGGCCATCAGCCAGGGCACCGCCGACACCGCACCCGCCTCCCCCACcagcctctccttcctctcGCTGGATGCGGGGGGCTCGCTGCTCACCGAGCCAGGGGGCCACCGCCTCCGGGCCTCCCGCAGTCTCCACTGCATGTTCTCAGTGCCCGAGCACGGCACAGCCGGGCTACGGCACAGCCTGTCCAGCATGCCCCTCACCGATGGCAGCCCCGGCACCCCCAAGGCAGAGGGTGGCTGGCCGGGGccggcagcagccccccagacCCCCCGGGAGAGCTCCTTCGAGGACCTGGAGCGGTTCCTGGCATCGCCCGAGGGTTGGGCCCCCGGGGAgcccccggccggccccgggaAGGAGATGGCACTGCCGGAGCAGCTGAAGGGCATCGTGCGGGACATCCACAATGCCATTG ACAGGCTGCTGTCCCTGACGCTGCTGGCCTTCGAGGGGCTCAGCACTGCCGCCGGCAAGGACCAGTGCCTGGCCTGCCTGGAGGAGGCCTTCTTCCCGCCGCTCTGGGCCCCACTGCTGGCCCTCTACAG GATTGTGCACCGGCCCCGCGAAGCAGCCCTGGCCCGGAGCATGGAGCAGCACCGGCACGCCAGCCCCGCCGACATGGGGCTGTCATCCCGGCTCTTCCCGCCAGCCCCTGGCTGCCCTGCGTACGGCTCCGCCATCGAGGACCTGCGGCTCATCCCGCTAGAAACCTGTCCTCGCAGAAAGCTGGAGTGCATCG TGCGAGCCCTGCGCGGCATCTGTGAGTGTGCCGAGGAGTACTGCGGTGCCCGGGACAGCCGGACCCCCACCTCTGCCGCCAT CAGTGGGGCGGATGACCTGCTGCCCATCCTGTCCTACGTGGTGCTGCAGACAGGGCTGCCGCAGCTGCTGCCTGAGTGCGCCGCCCTGGAGGAGTTCATCCACGAGGG GTACCTGATCGGGGAGGAGGGGTACTGCCTGACGTCCCTGCAGAGCGCCCTGTCCTACGTGGAGTCCCTGCAGTGA
- the ZNF276 gene encoding zinc finger protein 276 isoform X1 — protein MKRDRRGRFLAAAGGPSAAAPEPRRRPGPTARGTESAAARLEAPAGWAPAAAAWTRPAALGGAPEAGIGRALSTGYCRLCHGKFSSRSLRNAFGKVPVMGENSEKQRRVDQVFFTDFQRLVGVAVRQDPALPQFVCKKCHAQFYKCRSVLRTFIQRVNASPTGHVKSKGKSGAAQAQPGGDGGASCLVDLITSSPQCLHSLVTWTHTHAGSCTSVPSLQSVLSSEYCGIIRAVWGCGDGHDYVMDTDSDCSTVLVDNALSVKREWNKSTAQHLTDNGAGADNAEAVSAPKPQHAPVRTTPCQQPANKGTTSVPLNVENELPQDRDSSHLQLDSVASIQEKALLQPVSPLSSVTGQLSGKQVLSATSDERVKDEFSDLSEGDFLSDDENEKRNVQSSDDSFEPYPEKKVSGKKSDSKEAKKAEEPKIRKKPGPKPGWKKKIKCEREELPTIYKCPYQGCTAVYRGADGMKKHIKEHHEEVRERPCPHPGCNKVFMIDRYLQRHVKLIHTEVRNYICDECGQTFKQRKHLSVHQMRHSGAKPLQCEICGFQCRQRASLKYHMTKHKAETELEFACDQCGKRFEKAHNLNVHMSMVHPLTQTQDKAKPLEPEPILLLNTSGTSESQVVKPEVTAQQEPT, from the exons atgAAGCGCGATCGGCGCGGCCGGTTCCTGGCGGCCGCGGGCGGCCCCAGCGCGGCGGCCCCCGAGCCCCGGCGACGGCCCGGTCCGACGGCCCGCGGGACCGAGTCGGCGGCGGCGCGGCTCGAGGCCCCCGCGGGGTGggccccggcggccgccgcctGGACACGGCCCGCCGCCCTCGGCGGGGCCCCGGAGGCAG GAATCGGCAGAGCCCTGAGCACTGGGTATTGTCGCCTCTGCCACGGGAAGTTCTCCTCCAGGAGCCTGCGCAATGCCTTCGGGAAGGTGCCTGTCATGGGGGAGAACTCGGAGAAGCAGCGACGTGTGGATCAGGTCTTCTTCACCGACTTCCAGCGGCTGGTCGGCGTGGCGGTGCGGCAGGACCCCGCGCTCCCCCAGTTCGTCTGCAAGAAATGCCATGCCCAGTTCTACAAATGCCGCAGCGTCCTCAGGACATTTATCCAGAGGGTGAATGCGTCTCCCACAGGCCATGTGAAGTCAAAAGGAAA GAGCGGCGCGGCCCAGGCCCAGCCGGGTGGAGACGGAGGTGCCTCCTGCCTGG TGGACCTGATCACCTCCAGCCCCCAGTGCCTGCACAGCCTGGTGACGTGGACGCACACGCACGCCGGGAGCTGTACGTCGgtgcccagcctgcagagcGTGCTCTCCTCCGAGTACTGCGGCATCATCCGTGCTGTCTGGGGCTGCGGGGATGGGCACGACTATGTCATGGATACAGATTCGGACTGTAGCACGGTGCTTGTCGACAATGCCTTGTCTGTCAAACGGGAATGGAACAAGAGCACGGCGCAGCACTTGACTGACAACGGGGCAGGCGCAGACAATGCTGAGGCTGTTTCTGCTCCCAAACCCCAGCATGCTCCAGTAAGGACAACTCCTTGCCAGCAGCCCGCAAACAAAGGGACCACATCGGTGCCACTGAACGTGGAGAATGAGCTGCCGCAGGACAGGGATTCATCTCACTTGCAACTGGACAGCGTGGCCTCCATACAGGAGAAAGCCCTGTTGCAGCCCGTGTCACCACTGAGCAGTGTCACAG GACAGTTGAGTGGGAAGCAGGTTCTGTCTGCAACGTCGGATGAGCGGGTAAAAGACGAGTTCAGTGACCTTTCTGAGGG GGACTTCTTGAGTGATGAtgaaaatgagaagagaaaTGTGCAATCTTCAGATGACTCCTTCGAGCCTTACCCCGAAAAGAA GGTTTCTGGCAAGAAAAGCGACAGcaaagaagcaaagaaggcagAAGAGCCCAAAATAAGGAAGAAGCCAGGGCCTAAgccaggctggaaaaaaaaaatcaaatgtgaaaG GGAGGAGCTGCCTACCATTTACAAGTGTCCTTACCAGGGATGCACGGCTGTCTACAGAGGGGCAGATGGCATGAAG AAACACATCAAAGAGCATCACGAAGAGGTTCGGGAGAGGCCCTGTCCTCATCCTGGCTGCAACAAGGTGTTCATGATTGACCGGTACCTGCAGCGTCATGTGAAACTCATTCACACAG AGGTACGTAATTATATCTGTGATGAATGTGGGCAGACATTTAAGCAACGCAAACACCTCTCGGTCCATCAGATGCGGCACTCGGGAGCAAAGCCTTTGCA GTGTGAAATCTGTGGTTTCCAGTGCCGACAGCGAGCGTCGCTCAAGTACCACATGACCAAACACAAAGCTGAGACGGAGCTAGAATTTGCCTGTGACCAGTGTGGGAAGCGCTTTGAGAAGGCCCATAACCTTAATGTCCACATGTCCATGGTGCACCCTCTGACCCAGACTCAGGACAAAGCCAAGCCACTGGAGCCAGAGCCCATTCTCCTCCTAAATACTTCAGGGACTTCGGAAAGTCAGGTGGTAAAGCCAGAAGTGACTGCGCAGCAGGAGCCCACCTGA
- the LOC121098041 gene encoding VPS9 domain-containing protein 1-like isoform X2, producing the protein MAAAGGEGPAGPPWAGRALQSAMRAASGALEMDSAGRPREAYVEYLKSIAFIAQALQEEAAGTDGSEVVTPDTPKMLKLAEQCLERVKSIAAALGKAQAKPAVQERGGGPAPLPRHRRVFSDEGGKLSPFLPPEIFQKLQIAEAQSTRKELTPLEEASLQNQKLKAAYEARVARLNPSQALQKTSLTLSLQRQMMENLVIAKAREETLQRKMEERRLRLQEAANRRFSSSVALTPEEQEQRALYAAILEYEQDHDWPRQWKARLKRSPADLSLVSGLFSCLLSFPEHPIAQLLRQLQCAVYARLYSAISQGTADTAPASPTSLSFLSLDAGGSLLTEPGGHRLRASRSLHCMFSVPEHGTAGLRHSLSSMPLTDGSPGTPKAEGGWPGPAAAPQTPRESSFEDLERFLASPEGWAPGEPPAGPGKEMALPEQLKGIVRDIHNAIDRLLSLTLLAFEGLSTAAGKDQCLACLEEAFFPPLWAPLLALYRIVHRPREAALARSMEQHRHASPADMGLSSRLFPPAPGCPAYGSAIEDLRLIPLETCPRRKLECIVRALRGICECAEEYCGARDSRTPTSAAIGADDLLPILSYVVLQTGLPQLLPECAALEEFIHEGYLIGEEGYCLTSLQSALSYVESLQ; encoded by the exons atggccgcggcgggcggcgaggGGCCCGCGGGGCCTCCCTGGGCGGGCCGAGCCCTGCAGAGCGCCATGAGGGCGGCCAGCGGCGCCCTGGAGATGGACAgcgccgggcggccgcgg GAGGCCTACGTGGAGTACCTGAAGAGCATCGCCTTCATCGCTCAGGCCCTGCAGGAAGAGGCGGCGGGGACAG ACGGGAGTGAGGTGGTCACCCCCGACACCCCCAAGATGCTGAAGCTGGCCGAGCAGTGCCTGGAGAGAGTCAAGTCCATCGCAGCCGCGTTGG GGAAAGCCCAGGCAAAACCGGCTGTGCAGGAGCGGGGTGGGGGCCCCGCGCCCCTCCCCCGGCACCGCAGGGTCTTCTCGGACGAGGGGGGGAAGCTCTCTCCCTTCCTGCCGCCGGAGATCTTCCAGAAGCTGCAGATTGCTGAGGCGCAGAGCACACGGAA GGAGCTGACGCCGCTGGAGGAGGCATCTCTGCAGAACCAGAAGCTGAAGGCCGCCTACGAGGCACGGGTGGCGCGGCTGAACCCCAGCCAGGCCCTGCAGAAGACCTCCCTG ACACTGTCCCTGCAGCGGCAGATGATGGAGAACTTGGTGATCGCCAAGGCTCGGGAGGAGACT CTGCAGCGGAAAATGGAGGAGCGGCGGCTGCGGCTGCAGGAGGCTGCCAACAG GAGGTTCTCCAGCAGCGTGGCCCTCACGCCcgaggagcaggagcagagagctCTCTACGCTGCCATCCTCGAGTACGAGCAGGACCAT GACTGGCCGAGGCAGTGGAAGGCCAGGCTGAAGCGGAGCCCGGCGGACCTCTCCCTGGTGTCGGGGCTCTTCTCCTGCCTCCTCAG cTTCCCCGAGCACCCCATCGCCCAGCTCCTGCGGCAGCTGCAGTGTGCGGTGTACGCCCGCCTGTACTCGGCCATCAGCCAGGGCACCGCCGACACCGCACCCGCCTCCCCCACcagcctctccttcctctcGCTGGATGCGGGGGGCTCGCTGCTCACCGAGCCAGGGGGCCACCGCCTCCGGGCCTCCCGCAGTCTCCACTGCATGTTCTCAGTGCCCGAGCACGGCACAGCCGGGCTACGGCACAGCCTGTCCAGCATGCCCCTCACCGATGGCAGCCCCGGCACCCCCAAGGCAGAGGGTGGCTGGCCGGGGccggcagcagccccccagacCCCCCGGGAGAGCTCCTTCGAGGACCTGGAGCGGTTCCTGGCATCGCCCGAGGGTTGGGCCCCCGGGGAgcccccggccggccccgggaAGGAGATGGCACTGCCGGAGCAGCTGAAGGGCATCGTGCGGGACATCCACAATGCCATTG ACAGGCTGCTGTCCCTGACGCTGCTGGCCTTCGAGGGGCTCAGCACTGCCGCCGGCAAGGACCAGTGCCTGGCCTGCCTGGAGGAGGCCTTCTTCCCGCCGCTCTGGGCCCCACTGCTGGCCCTCTACAG GATTGTGCACCGGCCCCGCGAAGCAGCCCTGGCCCGGAGCATGGAGCAGCACCGGCACGCCAGCCCCGCCGACATGGGGCTGTCATCCCGGCTCTTCCCGCCAGCCCCTGGCTGCCCTGCGTACGGCTCCGCCATCGAGGACCTGCGGCTCATCCCGCTAGAAACCTGTCCTCGCAGAAAGCTGGAGTGCATCG TGCGAGCCCTGCGCGGCATCTGTGAGTGTGCCGAGGAGTACTGCGGTGCCCGGGACAGCCGGACCCCCACCTCTGCCGCCAT TGGGGCGGATGACCTGCTGCCCATCCTGTCCTACGTGGTGCTGCAGACAGGGCTGCCGCAGCTGCTGCCTGAGTGCGCCGCCCTGGAGGAGTTCATCCACGAGGG GTACCTGATCGGGGAGGAGGGGTACTGCCTGACGTCCCTGCAGAGCGCCCTGTCCTACGTGGAGTCCCTGCAGTGA